The Aedes albopictus strain Foshan chromosome 1, AalbF5, whole genome shotgun sequence genomic interval ACGCTAtgtcattaaggacaaacgtcttgaaatcccgcaacaaaagtgcatcagaacttcagacgcacaaatctcaagaagcaagcttcaaacaacagtgcattttattattctgttcctgctcacttgcaataagcttaaaatgagaagctcaggtgcgctgattttgtttacgaagagatttgtgccctcgaaaacgtgagtaggtgccaaagtcggccattgtggcggccattttgggattctaacaagtctgtccttaacaagaTTTGGAAGTTTGGAAGAAAGAAGAGTTACCGGCGGAATAGATggaaggcacagacaaacagacgtaaaactctgataattcccatcgtacaccgatttaacggtctttttcaaaatttgatagttggccaactgcccaaccgtggcgctcgcatcgtttttgttcgagtttgacgtttgctcactaccgccatctagtcctattagtattgggcgaatatgtttccgtgactatgatttgaatcgaaaaatgttcgaagtgttacgtctgtttgtctgtgtggaAGGTATCGCCTATCCCATctaggggtagtcggggtaatttggccaatggggcaataTGAGCACCTCATGAAAAACACATAAAATCTAGTAATTTCTGCAAATTCACCTTGCAGATCTAACACCGGCTTGATATTGAAGCGATTGAGACGTTAAAACGATGTACTGGAAGATCAcattaaattagaaaaataattttcaaaaacattggccaaattaccccgacgagcGCAGACCAAAAACACCACGTAAGACTAAtcttgtttaaataccttagAATTCTTTTGTACTTATTTatctatagggtggggcggggcaagatgggtcgcataaggatggatcaccataacttcgtaaatacaaatcggattggtttgcattcgtccgctactctttaatacactagttagctatgctaaaagtcgataaaaagttcattaaatacaaaatatgatgttaaacaagcagttttaaaaagtgatcgattttgtgccgtgaaaaaagtgcggggcaagatgggtcaccttttaagtaattaacattttctcaacgaaaaacgtcaaaatataagatttgttccgcattcaaatatgctccatatccatactgagtaaacaagagctactagtaaacattttataaatttatttggaatataaaaaactttacgatttgagtggtcctgaggcgacttgaaaatcgatgtttttactaaaaaaatatcataattttatgttataattttgagcgtttattccgcttgattgaagtcatttatgagatagtcatgtaataaaaaataaataacttttgaatgctccaaaaatacgttcaaaattgaaggtgacccatcttgccccgcggccgtttatatggagaatatatggaatgtatcgcataagaaaaatggcaaaaaaccattttattttgtatttccaatgagagtgaataatttttcaatcaatgccccaaacttttgtatattcatgctggtcatctaacaaaattattaacataatcaaaacatgagtaatgcgcccgaaaatggcactgacccatcttgccccgccccaccctatatataaaaatgcagtggcatacgtgggaccgcgcataacttgcgaatggatGGTCCGacttgggtcgtctaagttttgttctgttagttttcacccaaggaaggtttatgaggcaaaaaacatggacaaattgaatattttagaaaatcgggttttcatacattttgaacgggggctTGGGCTTTGCTagaggacttgaaacgtcaaaaaaagcagtaggcaagacaaagtttgccggggacagctagttttctatatatTTCAAGTTGATACTATAGTATTTGATGCACAATGACGCATATCAAGTTTGTGTTTCATTATGTAGGATGAATTCTTTATCAAAAATcgggtgctcatattaccccgtCGGTTCAAAATCGACCAAAAACAcaactttttccaaaaatctttcttTCATATGTAAACACAATCTAACTGAAATTTTCACATCAATATAGTTTAGTATTATCAAAATCATTATGGTCATACAATGTGCGGAAGTTTAAACCTTGCTTTCTGCATCTTTTGTTGACTTTTCCTTAGGGTGGCCAGATTACTCCGATTTaccctacaaaaagggcgacatgcTAGATTGCGGGAGCTACTTCCGAGTATTTACACTACATTACCTATACAAGTTGTCGAGTACTGGTGCAGAAAAGAACGATGAACACAATTGAAAACAATCCGTGACGACGAATGTCTATGCTTTGTAAGAACGGCTCCGGACAATCTTTCGAGATATCCAAGAAATATAAAAAGCAATAGGGTATAGAAAATAAATAAGTTCAAAAGCAATctaaggtatttaaacaagaTTAGTCTTACGTGGTGTTTTTGGTCTGCgctcgtcggggtaatttggccaatgtttttgaaaattatttttctaatttaatgTGATCTTCCAGTACATCGTTTTAACGTCTCAATCGCTTCAATATCAAGCCGGTGTTAGATCTGCAAGGTGAATTTGCAGAAATTACTAGATTTTATGTGTTTTTCATGAGGTGCTCAtattgccccattggccaaattaccccgactacccctacaTGTTCTAAAGATATCTCCGATAACGAGTTGGTtttaataaggccgttacaaatatttatttcacttcatgtcctaccactctttggttggtcgaggggggggggggataaaataataaagtattcattttgaaaaatattaaaaactcctcggatttgttaaagaatttttgccaagacccgatattttgataaatatttttttatctgccccctcaaaatgcccctgcccttcggttcagaaaggggtatgggcgcgttctgccaacttggtcgaggcagatttcttgtgagaacaagttgcatacggacattcaaaagtgcctgaacgaaagatgctacttgtgaggatcacttgaagatcggatggaagatcatccttttttttagaatattcgcgttcgtctatttgttgctcttcgtgttcgtatattttaagtttcatcttcaactgagtttgatgaacgctgctagtcagcagggatgatcttcgcatctgcatccgttgaaccattctgaatggacgtcgtgaaagtatcaccaaaagcgctactaacatttcttttatattttcatgtatctgagtatcatgaaagatagcagtgaaaaatggaagtaatgcagtacgacggtggtgcgatgctggttaaaaatatcgctggagatgagcgttgtttgtactcagccatgtctaagacctgctccgaagtctcaggaaaggaagcatgcataaagcactaatctacaaaatcccgggaaaaagttgacagaccttatttcacgtggaaatccagcggtagacaagaggtggatatggacggatgttcgttggaattggaaggacattggtaatgacagccgaatttaagaaagcgacgaagcgattgtagcaggagatagtgaagttggactacgaagacgatttgctagaaacagcaaatgacataggcttatcgtatttcgatggagatggcgatgaggacgaagcagcattccaagaacataaccaaaatttaatcacaactacctaccacaaaaaaacaacacgatcgaacgaaaataggaaagagcaacccagcaaaaccagtatgtatgttcaaaaagcttaccccaaacaagcgacccaaaggtaaattacgttgaccatttaactaacaacacattcccttacagctcaatacaccacatcgatttcccacctttcccaatccttaaggccacgcaaaacttaaaagccgcagagctaaagaggttgctatgcctactcccaaattcaaaggtgtattatggacaatgcaagttcccggacttgcattggagacttggccctatgacccccttgtgcatcaataaaataaaataaaataaaataaaatatttttttatctgccccctcaaaatgcaaaatccagccgacATATTGtgaagggggggagacaaaaagtgaaaataaaatttgtatcagcctaagggGGTTATATCTCATGTATAATGTAATTTTACAAATGTAAACGTAGACTTGAATGGTTCAGAGAATTTCAGATTTGAATCCGTAGCAACTTCAAGTATCATATGGCTACTGAACATGCAAACTTCCATTAAAATACTGATCCGATTCTAGATATCATAAAACCTAAAACTTGACGTAGATGAGAGAGAAAGACTGATTGAGACGGTAAAGAGGCTAGAATTTACAATATGTTCCAGAGAAACTAGTACAAATCAATTAGATTGATCAAGGTATgctgaaatattttctaatgaCTGCTCACTCTGATTCAAGTAACTGTGTGTTGATAATATAAGTGaaataaataagtaaaattaCTCACCTTGCATAGACTGCATTCCTGTAACAGAAACCAAGTTGTCAGAAAACTATGAAAACTTTTATTTAACGAATTTGAATTACCTTCAGTCTTAGTGCCACTCAATTTTTCAGCGTAGCTCGTCACAAGGATAGGTCATCACCAAATAATTAATCATTCATTGAATTTACACTTGtcttacgattttttttaatattttgtaaAATAACTTAAGCAAAAAAACGCACTCGACAACGACAAAAACTTATCCATCTATAAGAATTGGAGTCTGCCTGGATGGGCTTCCACAAATGAAGCCTCATTTCTGCCGTGTATTTCTTCGTCGACACAACAAGTTTTCCCGGGTGCCACGGATCGTTCTAATGTTTCTCTCAGTTCTCTGCTAAATGTTATCTCAGTACACAGTCTCACTTTCACACCAAATCGGGGGAAGGTTATTTTTAATGGGTTAAATCGCgaacgaaaaacaaaaaaaaacattcttaaaTAATAAACTTGTGTCTCTTCTCGAATGGATGCGATGTTTGAAAACAGAATCTATGAGTAGTTGCGCAAAACCTTAAAATTACTTCTTATTTGTTTCACTGCACTGAAAAAGGAGGTTTCTCGCATATTGGCGCGTGATAGCTGAGGTTTTGCTTGGGATGAACACCATAATCTCCCATCAGCTCTGCCTCTAGGACACCAGAAGTTGCTGCAACTACAGATTACAAGTTGCTCCCAGCTTCTGCTAGTTGTTGATGTTGTTGTCACTTAGCTACTTAAATGCAATTTACTCGTCCGAACCCGCTGCTCGCTTGGCCTTTCGTTGCCGTGGGCTCTGCTTGGGGGATACTTTGCCGCCCTTGGGAGAGTTTTCTGAAAACAAAGAAACAGTATTAGCCTCACAATGCTGCTTATGCAAAGTGTATTAAGCGACTCTCAACATGGTCTATTCCGTTTATTACTTCATATACCATGTATGTGCATTAATAGTTAATTAATTAATGCACAATTTTTCAGGCATGTGAAGATAAACGAAGGAATTTGATAAAACTAAACTTTTCgatgttattttgatgcagatgtatcATTATATAGAATAACTATTGTATTTTGGAAAATAATGCATttgatatgatttcccatgtgctTGTGGGACATTTTTTCCAAAATCATTCAAAAACAGAtgatccggtctgacttaacgccgaccaactataaacattcattaatctcaagtttttaaattttaaaagtaAACTACTTCTAACTTCTacttttttccttgaaattaataATTTATGATTTATGACGATTTTTTTATAAGGGCCTGTCCAACTGACAATATTGATTTCTCTTTATCGgctgttattacagaatgtgcgacgttaaattttccaaagattattTGGTTAAAATCCGCTGGGTACGACTACATTTTGCTACATGAACAAGAAGAATAATGATTTAGTTTGATTCGATCAAGTTAGCGAAAAAAAATCGATCGTCATTTAGACAGACCctcctaatgaaaaatcatttaTCAAAATTATTTGATCGGTCGTCGGAATCAAAGTGATAGGTATAATGAGTTCAACTAACAATATTATTCTACTTACGGATCTTCTTCAGCGTCTCAGCCGGGATCCAATCGTAATCCACGTCCTTGGTGTTGGTGGTTCCGGTTTCAACGGTCTTGCGAACCGCTGGAGACCGCTTGCGCTTGCCGTACGATCCCAGGAACTGCTGGCCCAAAACTAGCAGCAAGACAACAACGGCGGCCAAGAAGACATACAGGAAGAACGTTTCTCCGTCCAGTCCCTCATCGACCTCGGTGATGGACACGGTTTCGTTGAAGACGGCCTCGGAGAACTGGTTTCCGCTGGCATCGCGATAGTTCAGCGCAATGTTCAAACCGAATGGTCGTCCGGCAAACGATTCCGATGGGAGGAACGAGTACGACACGGTAGCTTCATGGCCTGGCTTGATCTCACGATTGTACGGAATAGCGGAGAAGTTCTGGATGTAATAGTTGAAGTCCATTGGGTAACGGAAGGAAGCTTCGACGGTTTCTACGATGAAGTCATCGCTACCCTTGTTGGCAAATCCGACTAGGAACTCAACTGGGTATCCGGCAGGAAGCTCAAGCTGGGATCCGCTCGAATGCAGAGGACGTGTAAACAGAAGGAACGTATCGGCGTCGGGAGACTTTGTTGTTTCCGGCTCATCATCCGTCTCCGCTTCATCTGTCTGAGTCACCGAAGCATCATCCGATTCAACCTCCACATCCAGTTCTTCGTCCAATTCATCTTCCGTGGCATGGGCCATCAACCGGGAACCTAAAAAAAAGAAACATCCAAAATGTTACGAAATGCCACGTCGGAGTGAAAGTAACCCTCGTGAGAGCCGATTTCCAAAATATCACGCAACTTACCACTGTCCACGGTCAAAAGAACCGCTGGCAGCACCAGCAAAGCGAAGATCAACAACTTCTTCATCTTAGAAACAACTTTTCACTCGTAAAACCAcaccaaattcaaatcaaacttgCCACCGAAATTTCAACTTTGAAGCAGCAGACGACGATGC includes:
- the LOC109412455 gene encoding translocon-associated protein subunit alpha gives rise to the protein MKKLLIFALLVLPAVLLTVDSGSRLMAHATEDELDEELDVEVESDDASVTQTDEAETDDEPETTKSPDADTFLLFTRPLHSSGSQLELPAGYPVEFLVGFANKGSDDFIVETVEASFRYPMDFNYYIQNFSAIPYNREIKPGHEATVSYSFLPSESFAGRPFGLNIALNYRDASGNQFSEAVFNETVSITEVDEGLDGETFFLYVFLAAVVVLLLVLGQQFLGSYGKRKRSPAVRKTVETGTTNTKDVDYDWIPAETLKKIQNSPKGGKVSPKQSPRQRKAKRAAGSDE